The segment GCGTGGGCAGGTACTTCAGATTGAATGAATAATGTTGATTTAGCTGGGTCAATCCCTACAGCAATATACATCGCAGCTAATGAGCGAATATTTTTACGTAGCTCTAAACGGTCTTGTGGAACGGTAATTGCATGTTGGTCTACGATACAGTAAATCGCATTGCCTTCATCTTGTAGTGCAGGGAATTGTTTGATTGCGCCGATATAGTTGCCTAATGTAATCGTTCCTGTTGGCTGTACGCCTGAAAATATAGTTTTCAAAAAAAAACCTCCTCGAATTTGGACAAAATAAAAACATCATGCGTCCTCTATATAAAATAGAAGGGACGAATGATGTAAAATCCGCGGTACCACCCAGCTTGCCAAAAAATGGCCACTCATCTTCGTAACGTGAAGGTCCGAGCTTTACTACTGGAAAAAAGGTTCATAAAGCTAACTCGAAAGTCCATTCCATTTAATGAATGATCTGTTTGCACCGTCCACAGACTCTCTTTACATTCTGAATTAAATGTACTACTCTTCGTCATCGTTTTTCATAATATTGAATGTGATTATATCGTACTTATTAGAAAAAATGCAAATATTATTATGAGGCATCAATCTTTTTGAATAAAAAACGTGAATTATGGACATAGTAGTATTACTAATAGCTTTTTTAATGGTGATTAGATTACAGTTTATTTTTCTCAATTGTTGTTCATAATTGAGAAAAAAATTGGGGCGAAATATGTTTAGGTAATCCGTCTTTGGGGTAGTTTTTAAAGGGAAGACATAATTATTATAGGAAATGGTCTTTTAAGAGAAAAAATGTGCATATTTTTTTTGCGGAAACAAGCGTTTATTTGTTGACAAAGTATATTCAAATGATGTCTTTTCCTGTATAATAAAAGCATAGTATTAAATTAAATTAATTCTAAATTAACGATTAAATCGTCCACATTCTAATTTACTTCATTTCAAGCGTTTTTATCCGCTTAACGAAGGAAATTGATTTAATGAGGAGAGGGAGTGAGACAATGTTAGTAACATTATTTACTTCACCAAGTTGTACTTCATGTCGAAAAGCGAAAGCATGGTTAGAAGAGCATGATATCTCGTATACAGAACGCAACATTTTTTCTGAACCACTTACAATTAGTGAAATCAAAGAAATTTTAAGTATGACAGAAGATGGTACAGATGAAATCATTTCGACGAGATCAAAAATCTTCCAAAAACTAAATGTAGATGTAGAAAATTTACCTCTGCAGCGGTTATATGAGCTTATTCAAGAATATCCAGGATTATTACGTCGTCCGATTATTTTAGATAAAAAACGATTACAAGTAGGTTATAACGAAGATGAAATTCGTCGATTCCTACCTCGTAAAGTTCGTGCTTATCAACTACAAGAAGCGCAACGAATGGTTAACTAAATAAATTTTATGATGGATGTTACTCATGCAAATTTGCTGCTGTAACATCTTTTTTTATCGCCATGGTCTATCAACTCATCAAATAACGGAATTGAAAGGTGTTAGCCTTGATTTCGATGTAAAGGTACAATACAATTTCAAGTATTCAAATAATTTCGCTACAATAATGTTTTTCCTTTTCATTTTCATGCAATCCATCATACAATAGAGTTATAGATATCCTACTACTGTAAAATAGGGTATTTAGCTCAGATTTTGTAGAGCACGATGGATTTACATTGCACTTTAAGTGAAATAAATTTGGTTTAGTTCTGTTTAGTAGAACACATCTACTGGACGCAATTTTTGCGAAGGCGAAATTGACTGATATACTGTGTAGTTCAATGATTGACTGTGAAAGGAGTTGAAGTCTAATGGACATCGAACGCATTAACGAAAATACGTTAAAACTTTTTATTACGTATAGTGATATCGAGGATCGCGGCTATAGTCGTGAGGAGATTTGGTATAATCGTGCAAAAGGGGAAGAGCTTTTCTGGGATGTTATTGGCGAGGTGAATACGGAAGATTACTTTGATTTAGATGGTCCGATTTGGATTCACATAAATGCATCAGAAGTTGGCTTGGAAGTTGTCGTGACACGCGCATCTGTCAATAATGACTCCGATGCTTCATCAATGGTAGGCCCTTTTGAAGAAAGTCATGATATAACAGACCAATTAACAGATATGGAAGAAGCGCTTTTTAATTCTCTTGGTAAAAATAAAGAAGAGGAACCAATTGAAAATGCACGATTCCGTTTTAAAGATATCGATGAATTAGTACCGCTTGCAAGACG is part of the Solibacillus sp. FSL K6-1523 genome and harbors:
- the spxA gene encoding transcriptional regulator SpxA — encoded protein: MLVTLFTSPSCTSCRKAKAWLEEHDISYTERNIFSEPLTISEIKEILSMTEDGTDEIISTRSKIFQKLNVDVENLPLQRLYELIQEYPGLLRRPIILDKKRLQVGYNEDEIRRFLPRKVRAYQLQEAQRMVN
- the mecA gene encoding adaptor protein MecA — its product is MDIERINENTLKLFITYSDIEDRGYSREEIWYNRAKGEELFWDVIGEVNTEDYFDLDGPIWIHINASEVGLEVVVTRASVNNDSDASSMVGPFEESHDITDQLTDMEEALFNSLGKNKEEEPIENARFRFKDIDELVPLARRASLFGVKSALYQCEGYYYLVVDLLDLDQQEAKNMIALCSEYLSSSKMTIHRLEEYGEVIISEDCFETIASYF